From a single Halobacteriovorax sp. HLS genomic region:
- a CDS encoding aldo/keto reductase, whose translation MPVGFGAYRVSTQSKAHYDALLHAINEGCPLVDTSSNYTNGESEKLIGKVLKEAKFCPILVSKVGYIQGENLNIIEQLNQVGQATEDLVKINENLWHSIHPDFIRNQISLSLERLDVEKIDIYLLHNPEYYFYEEGATQEEYYRRIELAFRELETLVEEGHIGSYGISSNNFILNPSDPKITHIDKVYEAATNIKSEHNFKYIQFPFNMIEIDALENWYDGLSLLNKADGLGLKVMTNRPLNAFKDDQLIRLASYGETHTSYSAEEGQKAFVTAMMILDKKLKEQEPDETIYDLPLIKQFNDMWDSMRTPDAVEQVYFAHFFPMVARIWGADLTAQESTPFYNLFDISMSISRKNMSDVAKDFETQAISAGLIAEGADPIQVKLIDKYLSYPIEYVLVGMKEKVYVDQMKRFF comes from the coding sequence ATGCCAGTAGGTTTTGGTGCCTATAGAGTCTCGACTCAGTCTAAAGCTCACTATGACGCTCTCTTACATGCTATTAATGAAGGATGTCCTTTAGTTGATACTTCTAGTAATTATACTAACGGAGAAAGTGAGAAATTAATAGGAAAGGTTTTAAAAGAAGCTAAATTTTGTCCAATTCTGGTCTCTAAAGTGGGCTATATTCAAGGCGAGAACCTCAATATCATTGAGCAACTCAACCAAGTGGGCCAAGCAACTGAAGATCTCGTTAAAATTAATGAAAATCTTTGGCATTCTATTCATCCTGACTTTATACGCAATCAAATCTCCCTAAGCCTTGAGAGGCTTGATGTAGAGAAGATAGATATCTACTTGCTACATAATCCTGAGTATTACTTCTACGAAGAGGGAGCAACTCAAGAAGAGTATTATCGAAGAATTGAGTTGGCCTTTCGCGAATTAGAGACCCTTGTAGAAGAAGGTCATATCGGAAGCTATGGCATTAGTTCCAATAACTTTATCTTAAATCCAAGTGATCCTAAGATTACTCATATTGATAAGGTTTATGAGGCAGCAACCAATATAAAAAGTGAACACAACTTTAAGTATATTCAATTTCCCTTCAATATGATTGAAATTGATGCTCTAGAAAATTGGTATGATGGATTAAGCTTGCTTAATAAGGCTGATGGTTTAGGGCTTAAGGTTATGACCAATAGACCTCTTAATGCTTTTAAAGATGATCAACTCATTCGCCTTGCTAGTTATGGTGAGACTCATACAAGCTATAGTGCCGAAGAAGGGCAGAAGGCCTTTGTCACAGCAATGATGATTTTAGATAAGAAATTAAAAGAGCAAGAGCCTGATGAAACCATTTACGATCTTCCTCTAATTAAGCAATTCAACGACATGTGGGATTCTATGAGAACCCCTGATGCGGTAGAGCAGGTTTACTTTGCGCACTTTTTTCCGATGGTTGCCCGTATTTGGGGAGCTGATTTAACCGCACAGGAGAGCACGCCTTTTTATAATCTCTTTGATATTTCCATGAGTATCTCTAGAAAGAATATGAGTGATGTTGCTAAAGACTTTGAAACTCAGGCCATTAGTGCAGGACTTATTGCAGAGGGTGCAGATCCAATTCAAGTAAAATTGATAGATAAGTATCTAAGCTATCCTATTGAATATGTCTTAGTTGGAATGAAAGAAAAGGTTTATGTAGATCAGATGAAGCGCTTTTTTTAG